In Primulina eburnea isolate SZY01 chromosome 3, ASM2296580v1, whole genome shotgun sequence, one DNA window encodes the following:
- the LOC140828272 gene encoding SUPPRESSOR OF GAMMA RESPONSE 1-like isoform X2 translates to MHFQFLLELVCSESWVWLIDGRGLAEKVKNAGLPVENLIKDCGVKRECPNCQYQIDNTDVSEDWPGLPAGVKFDPSDVELLEHLAAKCGVGVSEPHKFIDEFIPTLEGNEGICYTHPENLPGAKKDGSSVYFFYRTINAYATGKRKRRRIIHSQESSAKCRVRWHKTGKTRPVIENVVLKGFKKILVLYGTSEKGSKPGKCDWIMHQYHIGGEEDEKEGEYVVSKIFYQQQKKTGNIEKTYLVIEESDLGTVQVVPRTPNIRAPHPPRPQKTPAENLEEPSQLDDETDYATCLAGETQAFDLDGVDSHLCINVMDSNDPRPKDDALLAQDCSNITDVRQQHVNAAYGFTDLYNLELDTPPDFHLSDLEFASQDSLFDWLSLL, encoded by the exons ATGCATTTTCAGTTCTTGCTGGAGCTTGTCTGTTCTGAATCATG GGTTTGGCTTATTGATGGTAGAGGGCTTGCTGAAAAAGTGAAAAATGCTGGTCTGCCTGTAGAAAATCTGATAAAAGATTGTGGCGTAAAGAGGGAGTGCCCAAATTGCCAGTATCAAATCGATAATACTGAT GTTTCCGAAGATTGGCCTGGGCTTCCTGCTGGTGTAAAGTTCGACCCATCTGATGTCGAGCTGTTGGAACATTTGGCTGCAAAATGTGGGGTTGGGGTTTCGGAACCGCACAAGTTTATCGACGAATTTATTCCGACCCTGGAAGGTAATGAAGGGATATGCTACACTCACCCCGAAAATCTTCCTG GTGCCAAAAAAGATGGAAGCAGTGTGTATTTCTTCTATAGAACTATCAATGCATATGCTACTGGTAAGCGGAAGCGCAGGAGAATAATTCATAGTCAAGAAAGTTCTGCAAAGTGCCGTGTTCGGTGGCACAAGACTGGCAAGACCAGGCCTGTGATTGAAAATGTAGTTCTGAAAGGTTTCAAGAAAATCTTGGTTCTATATGGAACATCGGAAAAGGGATCCAAACCCGGCAAATGTGACTGGATCATGCATCAATACCATATAGGAGGTGAAGAAGATGAGAAGGAAGGCGAATATGTGGTTTCTAAAATTTTCTATCAACAACAGAAGAAGACTGGCAATATCGAGAAAACATACTTGGTAATTGAAGAATCCGACTTGGGGACCGTTCAGGTCGTTCCGAGGACTCCAAATATACGTGCTCCCCATCCTCCTCGGCCGCAGAAAACTCCAGCGGAGAATCTTGAAGAACCATCTCAGTTGGATGATGAAACCGATTATGCCACTTGCTTGGCTGGGGAAACACAAGCTTTTGACTTAGACGGAGTGGATTCCCATTTATGCATCAATGTGATGGATTCTAATGATCCAAGACCAAAGGACGACGCCTTGTTAGCTCAAGATTGTAGCAACATTACCGATGTACGCCAGCAACATGTCAATGCTGCATATGGATTCACTGATCTTTACAACTTAGAACTCGATACTCCACCGGATTTCCATCTTTCG GATTTAGAGTTTGCCTCTCAAGACAGTCTGTTCGATTGGCTGAGTTTACTATAG
- the LOC140828272 gene encoding NAC domain-containing protein 73-like isoform X1: MHFQFLLELVCSESWVWLIDGRGLAEKVKNAGLPVENLIKDCGVKRECPNCQYQIDNTDVSEDWPGLPAGVKFDPSDVELLEHLAAKCGVGVSEPHKFIDEFIPTLEGNEGICYTHPENLPGAKKDGSSVYFFYRTINAYATGKRKRRRIIHSQESSAKCRVRWHKTGKTRPVIENVVLKGFKKILVLYGTSEKGSKPGKCDWIMHQYHIGGEEDEKEGEYVVSKIFYQQQKKTGNIEKTYLVIEESDLGTVQVVPRTPNIRAPHPPRPQKTPAENLEEPSQLDDETDYATCLAGETQAFDLDGVDSHLCINVMDSNDPRPKDDALLAQDCSNITDVRQQHVNAAYGFTDLYNLELDTPPDFHLSQDLEFASQDSLFDWLSLL; encoded by the exons ATGCATTTTCAGTTCTTGCTGGAGCTTGTCTGTTCTGAATCATG GGTTTGGCTTATTGATGGTAGAGGGCTTGCTGAAAAAGTGAAAAATGCTGGTCTGCCTGTAGAAAATCTGATAAAAGATTGTGGCGTAAAGAGGGAGTGCCCAAATTGCCAGTATCAAATCGATAATACTGAT GTTTCCGAAGATTGGCCTGGGCTTCCTGCTGGTGTAAAGTTCGACCCATCTGATGTCGAGCTGTTGGAACATTTGGCTGCAAAATGTGGGGTTGGGGTTTCGGAACCGCACAAGTTTATCGACGAATTTATTCCGACCCTGGAAGGTAATGAAGGGATATGCTACACTCACCCCGAAAATCTTCCTG GTGCCAAAAAAGATGGAAGCAGTGTGTATTTCTTCTATAGAACTATCAATGCATATGCTACTGGTAAGCGGAAGCGCAGGAGAATAATTCATAGTCAAGAAAGTTCTGCAAAGTGCCGTGTTCGGTGGCACAAGACTGGCAAGACCAGGCCTGTGATTGAAAATGTAGTTCTGAAAGGTTTCAAGAAAATCTTGGTTCTATATGGAACATCGGAAAAGGGATCCAAACCCGGCAAATGTGACTGGATCATGCATCAATACCATATAGGAGGTGAAGAAGATGAGAAGGAAGGCGAATATGTGGTTTCTAAAATTTTCTATCAACAACAGAAGAAGACTGGCAATATCGAGAAAACATACTTGGTAATTGAAGAATCCGACTTGGGGACCGTTCAGGTCGTTCCGAGGACTCCAAATATACGTGCTCCCCATCCTCCTCGGCCGCAGAAAACTCCAGCGGAGAATCTTGAAGAACCATCTCAGTTGGATGATGAAACCGATTATGCCACTTGCTTGGCTGGGGAAACACAAGCTTTTGACTTAGACGGAGTGGATTCCCATTTATGCATCAATGTGATGGATTCTAATGATCCAAGACCAAAGGACGACGCCTTGTTAGCTCAAGATTGTAGCAACATTACCGATGTACGCCAGCAACATGTCAATGCTGCATATGGATTCACTGATCTTTACAACTTAGAACTCGATACTCCACCGGATTTCCATCTTTCG CAGGATTTAGAGTTTGCCTCTCAAGACAGTCTGTTCGATTGGCTGAGTTTACTATAG
- the LOC140828272 gene encoding SUPPRESSOR OF GAMMA RESPONSE 1-like isoform X3, protein MVRVWLIDGRGLAEKVKNAGLPVENLIKDCGVKRECPNCQYQIDNTDVSEDWPGLPAGVKFDPSDVELLEHLAAKCGVGVSEPHKFIDEFIPTLEGNEGICYTHPENLPGAKKDGSSVYFFYRTINAYATGKRKRRRIIHSQESSAKCRVRWHKTGKTRPVIENVVLKGFKKILVLYGTSEKGSKPGKCDWIMHQYHIGGEEDEKEGEYVVSKIFYQQQKKTGNIEKTYLVIEESDLGTVQVVPRTPNIRAPHPPRPQKTPAENLEEPSQLDDETDYATCLAGETQAFDLDGVDSHLCINVMDSNDPRPKDDALLAQDCSNITDVRQQHVNAAYGFTDLYNLELDTPPDFHLSQDLEFASQDSLFDWLSLL, encoded by the exons ATGGTTAG GGTTTGGCTTATTGATGGTAGAGGGCTTGCTGAAAAAGTGAAAAATGCTGGTCTGCCTGTAGAAAATCTGATAAAAGATTGTGGCGTAAAGAGGGAGTGCCCAAATTGCCAGTATCAAATCGATAATACTGAT GTTTCCGAAGATTGGCCTGGGCTTCCTGCTGGTGTAAAGTTCGACCCATCTGATGTCGAGCTGTTGGAACATTTGGCTGCAAAATGTGGGGTTGGGGTTTCGGAACCGCACAAGTTTATCGACGAATTTATTCCGACCCTGGAAGGTAATGAAGGGATATGCTACACTCACCCCGAAAATCTTCCTG GTGCCAAAAAAGATGGAAGCAGTGTGTATTTCTTCTATAGAACTATCAATGCATATGCTACTGGTAAGCGGAAGCGCAGGAGAATAATTCATAGTCAAGAAAGTTCTGCAAAGTGCCGTGTTCGGTGGCACAAGACTGGCAAGACCAGGCCTGTGATTGAAAATGTAGTTCTGAAAGGTTTCAAGAAAATCTTGGTTCTATATGGAACATCGGAAAAGGGATCCAAACCCGGCAAATGTGACTGGATCATGCATCAATACCATATAGGAGGTGAAGAAGATGAGAAGGAAGGCGAATATGTGGTTTCTAAAATTTTCTATCAACAACAGAAGAAGACTGGCAATATCGAGAAAACATACTTGGTAATTGAAGAATCCGACTTGGGGACCGTTCAGGTCGTTCCGAGGACTCCAAATATACGTGCTCCCCATCCTCCTCGGCCGCAGAAAACTCCAGCGGAGAATCTTGAAGAACCATCTCAGTTGGATGATGAAACCGATTATGCCACTTGCTTGGCTGGGGAAACACAAGCTTTTGACTTAGACGGAGTGGATTCCCATTTATGCATCAATGTGATGGATTCTAATGATCCAAGACCAAAGGACGACGCCTTGTTAGCTCAAGATTGTAGCAACATTACCGATGTACGCCAGCAACATGTCAATGCTGCATATGGATTCACTGATCTTTACAACTTAGAACTCGATACTCCACCGGATTTCCATCTTTCG CAGGATTTAGAGTTTGCCTCTCAAGACAGTCTGTTCGATTGGCTGAGTTTACTATAG
- the LOC140826539 gene encoding LOW QUALITY PROTEIN: uncharacterized protein (The sequence of the model RefSeq protein was modified relative to this genomic sequence to represent the inferred CDS: deleted 1 base in 1 codon), which yields MAKCSHLFGRSHLQLLRLHLPRPKPVYSLCPRSILGSPLKLPFARLFSLTATPYPYQYDMIISRPANPPANPTRRRRPNSPKSIPKDSEPDQEMGFDEWVDKKLSQEKGDGKGEVSIDKAKRKYYNKRRKRMYGNQDSDEESGHRGNQSDYIELKQEVVELRTLHKREEELYFYDAFAYPWEKNKHYKMVYQLEKKYFPDQCFDKAFLQPGESNPKKEKKNVSKSQVEAANDDDRGLVFFEDNDKEANDVKVEDITEKKVEDFFKCLKKFPNENDGDIVIPEPFLSTRNVGLPPKWDGSNGTVVLVNKPKGWTSFTVCGKLRRLVQVKKVGHAGTLDPMATGLLIVCVGKATKFVERYQGMIKGYSGIFRLGEATSTWDADSPVIQREPWEHIKDDDIKKSAASFCGETWQVPPMFSAIKVGGERMYEKARKGESIELSPRRISVFQFDVERSLEDRQNVVFRVTCSKGTYIRSLCADFGKALGSCAHLTALRRDSIGEYSADSAWEFQELEEAITKEYL from the exons ATGGCGAAATGCTCGCACCTTTTCGGCCGCTCACATCTACAGCTCCTGCGCCTCCACCTCCCCCGCCCTAAGCCCGTGTATTCTTTATGCCCTCGCTCCATTCTCGGAAGCCCATTGAAGCTACCATTCGCGCGACTCTTCTCACTCACTGCCACTCCTTACCCGTACCAATACGATATGATTATCTCACGCCCAGCTAATCCTCCGGCGAATCCCACTCGCCGCCGTCGACCCAATTCACCGAAATCCATACCGAAAGATTCGGAACCTGACCAAGAAATGGGCTTCGACGAATGGGTTGATAAAAAGCTGTCTCAAGAGAAGGGCGATGGTAAGGGAGAGGTTTCAATCGATAAAGCTAAAAGGAAGTACTATAACAAAAGGAGGAAAAGGATGTACGGA AATCAGGATTCGGATGAGGAGAGTGGACACCGGGGTAATCAGAGTGATTATATTGAATTGAAGCAAGAGGTGGTGGAGCTACGGACATTGCATAAAAGGGAGGAGGAGTTGTATTTCTATGACGCGTTTGCTTATCCCTGGGAGAAAAACAAGCATTACAAGATGGTATATCAATTGGAGAAGAAGTATTTTCCCGATCAGTGTTTCGATAAGGCGTTTCTCCAGCCGGGAGAATCGAATCCCAAGAAGGAGAAGAAGAACGTGTCGAAATCACAAGTCGAAGCTGCAAACGACGATGACAGAGGATTGGTGTTTTTTGAGGACAACGACAAGGAAGCAAATGATGTAAAGGTTGAGGATATCACAGAGAAGAAAGTAGAGGACTTCTTCAAGTGTTTGAAGAAATTTCCCAATGAAAATGATGGAGATATAGTTATTCCAGAGCCGTTTCTTTCAACGAGAAATGTTGGTCTTCCGCCTAAATGGGATGGTTCAAATGGGACTGTGGTTTTGGTGAACAAGCCTAAAG GGTGGACTTCATTTACGGTTTGTGGAAAGCTTCGACGCCTCGTCCAAGTGAAAAAG GTGGGGCATGCTGGAACTCTAGATCCTATGGCTACGGGTTTATTGATTGTATGCGTTGGTAAAGCCACCAAGTTTGTTGAAAG ATACCAAGGCATGATAAAGGGATATAGTGGAATCTTCCGTTTAGGAGAAGCTACTTCAACTTGGGATGCTGATTCACCG GTCATCCAACGCGAGCCTTGGGAACACATCAAGGATGATGACATAAAGAAAAGTGCCGCATCCTTTTGTGGAGAAACATGGCAAGTCCCTCCGATGTTCTCCGCTATTAAA GTTGGTGGAGAAAGGATGTATGAGAAAGCCAGAAAAGGAGAAAGTATTGAACTTTCACCAAGAAGGATTTCAGTATTCCAGTTCGACGTTGAAAGGAGCTTGGAAGATAG GCAAAATGTGGTTTTCCGGGTAACTTGCTCAAAAGGAACATACATTCGATCTCTTTGTGCTGATTTTGGGAAGGCTCTGGGAAG CTGTGCACACTTGACTGCCTTGCGCAGAGATTCCATTG GAGAATATTCGGCGGACAGTGCGTGGGAATTTCAAGAGTTGGAAGAAGCCATTACAAAAGAGTATTTATAG
- the LOC140826540 gene encoding uncharacterized protein, producing MMINMSTPRRRTNISSLSMRRTNETMRLIVMTFVGLIFGFFLGASFPMFSWTKVHLPSGIFPSIDLTDIEEKYSGLSTHALLNVWSFLRGHGGVSHKFNNAKIWVPTNPRGAERLPPGIIVLESDYYMHRLYGNPGEDLIIKPKYLMTFTVGFDQKKNIDAAVKKLTENFTILLFHYDGRTSEWSEFEWSQRAIHVSVQKQAKWWYAKRFLHPDIVAPYDYIFIWDEDLGVENFDPEEYIKLVKKHGLDISQPGLSPDSGMTWQMTRKREEIEVHKDTEERPGWCEDPHLPPCAAFVEIMAPVFSRNAWRCVWHMIQNDLVHGWGLDFALRKCVEPPHEKIGVVDAQWIEHQSVPSLGNQGKAENGKAAWEGVRERCRNEWTIFQERMSAAEKGYYKEMGVDPPNSTTR from the exons ATGATGATTAATATGAGTACTCCCAGGCGAAGGACCAATATTTCCAG CTTGAGTATGAGAAGAACAAATGAAACAATGAGATTGATTGTGATGACTTTTGTGGGGCTTATATTCGGCTTTTTCTTAGGGGCATCTTTTCCTATGTTTTCATGGACAAAG GTGCATCTACCTTCGGGAATTTTTCCTTCCATCGACCTTACTGACATTGAGGAAAAGTACTCTGGTCTCTCGACACATGCGCTGTTAAATGTTTGGTCTTTTCTCAGAGGCCATGGAGGCGTTTCACACAAATTTAACAATGCCAAG ATATGGGTCCCTACCAATCCCCGAGGTGCTGAAAGACTACCACCGGGAATCATCGTCCTTGAGTCTGACTATTATATGCACAGATTGTATGGTAATCCTGGTGAG GACTTAATCATAAAACCGAAGTATCTTATGACCTTTACTGTTGGCTTCGATCAGAAAAAAAACATTGATGCTGCAGTGAAGAAG TTGACAGAAAACTTTACGATCTTGTTGTTTCATTATGATGGCCGGACAAGCGAATGGAGTGAATTTGAATGGTCACAACGAGCTATCCATGTGAGTGTCCAGAAGCAGGCTAAATG GTGGTATGCCAAGCGCTTTTTACACCCTGACATTGTGGCACCTtatgattatatttttatctGGGATGAAGACTTAGGGGTGGAGAACTTTGATCCTGAAGA ATACATAAAACTCGTGAAGAAGCATGGTTTAGATATTTCACAGCCTGGTTTGTCCCCTGATAGCGGAATGACATGGCAGATGACAAGAAAGCGAGAAGAAATCGAAGTTCACAA AGATACAGAAGAGAGACCAGGCTGGTGTGAAGATCCACATTTACCACCCTGTGCAGC ATTTGTTGAGATCATGGCACCTGTGTTTTCTCGTAATGCATGGCGCTGTGTCTGGCATATGATCCAG AATGACTTGGTCCACGGATGGGGGCTTGATTTTGCTCTCAGGAAATGTGTTGAG CCCCCTCATGAAAAAATAGGAGTCGTGGATGCTCAATGGATAGAGCACCAAAGTGTCCCTTCACTAGGAAATCAG GGTAAGGCAGAAAATGGGAAGGCAGCATGGGAAGGG GTACGGGAGAGGTGTAGAAATGAATGGACAATATTTCAGGAACGAATGTCAGCTGCAGAAAAAGGGTATTACAAAGAGATGGGAGTTGATCCACCCAACTCCACTACTCGGTAG